In Accipiter gentilis chromosome 22, bAccGen1.1, whole genome shotgun sequence, the following are encoded in one genomic region:
- the JDP2 gene encoding jun dimerization protein 2 isoform X2 yields MMPGQIPDPSLTAGALPGLGPLTGLPSTALTTEELKYADIRNIGAMISPLQFLEVKLGKRPQPVKSELDEEEERRKRRREKNKVAAARCRNKKKERTEFLQRESERLELMNAELKAQIEELKQERQQLILMLNRHRPTCIVRTDSIKTPESEANPLLEQLEKK; encoded by the exons ATGATGCCAGGGCAGATCCCCGACCCGTCCCTGACGGCTGGTGCACTGCCTGGGCTCGGCCCCTTGACGGGACTACCTAGCACAGCCCTGACCACCGAGGAGCTGAAGTACGCCGACATCCGCAACATCGGGGCCATGATCTCGCCGCTCCAGTTCCTGGAGGTGAAGCTTGGGAAGAGACCCCAGCCTGTGAAAAGTGAG CTGGacgaggaagaggagaggaggaaaaggcgCCGGGAGAAAAACAAAGTAGCAGCAGCGCGATGTCGTAACAAGAAGAAGGAGAGGACGGAGTTTCTGCAGCGG GAGTCCGAGCGTCTGGAGCTCATGAACGCTGAGCTGAAGGCCCAGATAGAAGAGCTGAAAcaggagaggcagcagctgaTCCTGATGCTGAACCGGCACCGTCCCACCTGCATTGTGCGGACAGACAGCATCAAGACGCCCGAGAGTGAAGCCAACCCTCTGCTGGAGCAGCTAGAGAAGAAGTGA
- the JDP2 gene encoding jun dimerization protein 2 isoform X1 has translation MSWHEMMNSISAEATATVNVNLSSWRHADPSVRCQEAVSPAMMPGQIPDPSLTAGALPGLGPLTGLPSTALTTEELKYADIRNIGAMISPLQFLEVKLGKRPQPVKSELDEEEERRKRRREKNKVAAARCRNKKKERTEFLQRESERLELMNAELKAQIEELKQERQQLILMLNRHRPTCIVRTDSIKTPESEANPLLEQLEKK, from the exons ATGTCGTGGCATGAAATGATGAATAGCATCAGCGCAGAAGCCACAGCTACGGTGAATGTAAACTTGAGCAGCTGGCGTCACGCAGATCCCAGTGTCAGAT GCCAGGAAGCTGTTTCCCCTGCTATGATGCCAGGGCAGATCCCCGACCCGTCCCTGACGGCTGGTGCACTGCCTGGGCTCGGCCCCTTGACGGGACTACCTAGCACAGCCCTGACCACCGAGGAGCTGAAGTACGCCGACATCCGCAACATCGGGGCCATGATCTCGCCGCTCCAGTTCCTGGAGGTGAAGCTTGGGAAGAGACCCCAGCCTGTGAAAAGTGAG CTGGacgaggaagaggagaggaggaaaaggcgCCGGGAGAAAAACAAAGTAGCAGCAGCGCGATGTCGTAACAAGAAGAAGGAGAGGACGGAGTTTCTGCAGCGG GAGTCCGAGCGTCTGGAGCTCATGAACGCTGAGCTGAAGGCCCAGATAGAAGAGCTGAAAcaggagaggcagcagctgaTCCTGATGCTGAACCGGCACCGTCCCACCTGCATTGTGCGGACAGACAGCATCAAGACGCCCGAGAGTGAAGCCAACCCTCTGCTGGAGCAGCTAGAGAAGAAGTGA